In the genome of Caenorhabditis elegans chromosome IV, the window aaaacaattaaaaatttagattgaattttccgaattaaaaaaaataattttggcattttttattggaaaaaattaattccgttgaatttttcgatagaGAATGCcaggtaatttttcaaaaatcaaaaattgcaatttttcgaaagctGGAAAATTCTTATCAAATACTTTCGATATATTCATAAAAAAGAAAGcttctgatatttttttaaaagaatttaattcaattttttttcaatgaatttctcatattctccgaaaaatttttaacatttcaatttCGATTTAAGGcataaaattgtgtttttcgagcggaattatatattttttcaggaaatttttttattaaaaattttttttattaacgTAAAAGTagcattttctgagaatttacaatttttaaaagtattttacGTGGTTTTTCGAATTCCATAGATACCTGAAACACAGTAATAGCTTGCGTGACACTTCCTTTCTTGGATATTTCTTTAAGCTTAATATTTTGTATTAAACAAGCATCATCATTGAGTTgttgtaaattaaaaattaaaagtttcaatgaTCCCGAGTAATGAACAGACATTCTTTGTTCAAGACTTGAAATTCGAAGTGAAGTGTATGATCCAAGCTCTTCGGGTACCATGATCGAATaggaaaagttatttttgacGAGAACTCCGCTGATAGTCTCATTGTTTTCTGGTACTCGTTgtgccaattttccaattacttttgccgttttttcacCTCGAAACTGTAATTGCAGCCGTTCAGTATTGCGGGGATTGTGTACCTgaaatttggttatttttaatataaaactGATATTTGTGTTCGGCTCGGCACTTTTACAAAATCCCCGTTTTTCTTATCGTTGTGCGTAAAAAATATAGAGTAAATCGAACttaaaaaacttgtaaatatagagcaaatataaaatatttgtacTTTCTGTAGATAACCTCAATTTGattaaaagtattgaaaagttgctcaaaaaccGCATTTTGTGGCACATTGCGACTTTGAGACAGTAGTGagcaagttttaaaaacatttttattaaagttGAGTTATCTACAGAAAgtacaaatattttatatttgctctatatttacaattttttttaattcttaaaatttattaaattatagttttttttaaaattaaacaaaaaatgtttgaatttgaaaaaaaaaatttaattttacaaatttacaaattactctaaatttttacataaattttcaagaaaaaagtttgaaaaatctctgtCACTCACTTCAATTGGAATATTATCATCTTGAAATTGTCGTTCAATGCCTGACTTGAGGCGACTCATCTCATGAAGTTCACCGTGTACAAGTACTAAATGTGGAGGTTTTAGAGCTTTTACGAAATTCGATGTTTGATGATAATCAGTATGAGCTGAGAATGAGACATAGCCGACTTGCATTCTCATTGGCAACTTTTCTCCACTCAATGAGACGATCTCCTCGGGTTCGGATAGAATGTGCTGAAaggaacaattattttttgaaaaatcagtgaaatacagtgcattttcgattttttttttgtttgaatttggaattttttgcccaattcgatcaaaatacaaatttccgaaaagcGCTCAGATTGTTATCACCCAGAAgcgaaattttagaatttttgcgccaaatatacggtacctggtcttgacacgacaatttttggtaaatataaaatgtgtgcgcctttaaggagtactgtaatttgaaactctgcgaattttcatcaattttttatagtttttctttcGCGATTTGTTAtaattaacttttcaaaaaaataaatacgatttgtttaaaataaaaacattgcaGAAACGAAAatagttacagtactctttaaaggcccACGCCTTAACATTtaatatttaacaaaattttgttgtgtCGAGACCTTGGATCcaatttttggcgcaaaaatcgtgaaaattcgTGTCTCGGAGCTCGTGTATTCCTCGAAGAGAATATCTTactgtttttgaataattttgtagaaaaataatcgaaaaactcgaaaaaaaattatctaccgtatttattcaaattctcaatattttcaggtcctttctcaatttattaaatacattttttcttttttttattaaatttttgtttctttttcgatttttcaaaaattatttttaaaatcctttATAGATTTATTGtgtatttagattttttttaaaatttttcacaaaaattaaacaccctcgtttttttttaatttttaaataccttaaaATCTTGGcgatttattttgtttttcatcaacaataaatgcaaatttaatttaaaaaatggatttggtcattgttcttttttttagaataaatttaaatgtttcttctcatcaatataaacaaaatttaaattaaaaaaaaaatcatattttctgaacatctttttttcgatttttcggtgacatttttcggaaatcgaaaattttcgtttttcgattttccctcaaaaaatcgaaaaatcatttGCTCCGGGAGTACACAatctgcgtaaatcgacatttgGCCGTGGTAGAGGTTTTTCACggtcattttctcattttccagaaaCCTTAGCAAGAGTTCCTTCGACACAATAACCAGCAATAATACATCCATTCTTCGTATCTGGGCACCAACTTTCGAATAATTCTCGACTAAATCCACTCTGAAGCATTCCGGGAGTTGCCAGAACAACACATGGTCCAGCATCTTCAAATTGATCCATTCCACGGAGAGTCGAAACATGTTTGAAAATGAACGGATTTTTTACggcaatttgtttttgaatacgAGAATTCATTCCGTTTACGAATGTCTGATATACTGACATACACTTTTTCGCGAGTGATGATGCATctgaatgaaaatgaaatgtaTTTGTGGAAaagttgagatttttttattttttggtattaaaaaattctgatgagtactaaaaatgcaatattattattcatttaattttaaactgagttttaaaattttttttcagttttttatttcgaaaaaatcctttaaaGAGTGATTAtgtatttagattttttaaaaatttaaccgaaaatgttcgtttttaaaatttttttttaataccttAAAATCTTGccgatttcttttttttttcatcaacaatAAATAcagattttattaaaaaaattttttttttgattttaaaattttcggaagatcgaaatttttggatttttctttaaattttttttaaaccgagaaaatcgaaaaaataaaaaaattctgtaaatttttgaaacgttaaaaattttttcagttttttatttcgcaaaaaattatataaagaGTGATTATGTATTCAgcatttttcttcgaatttttttacaaaaatcgaaaactttcgtttatcatttttttttcgcagaatAGCTTGAAATCATAgctttaaataaattttcacgttttcctATGTTTTTCAccaacagaaaaatatttaattttaaaaattgaatttttgtaaactttctgaacatatttttttctcaattttcaataattttctataaactTACAATAAACCGGAATATCATGAAGTTCTTGATGTGATTCCCAGTATTCATCAAGAATAAGCATAAGCTCTTGAGCTGGACCAATTGCAAAAGCTGGAATTAGACAACGACCTCCACGTGTCACAATATCATGAACCATTTGTGTAAATCTCTTCTCTCTAACTGCACGATCTTCATGAGTTTGTGTCCCGTATGTGGATTCctgaaaacgcaaaaaaaataaatgttggaGTACTGTCAATAGGAATTTTagtcgaagaaaaaaaaacaaaaattcaaaaaaattccaatttcaaaaaaaagttcagccAATTTAGTTAgcttttttcgagttttttaaaggtggagtaccgaaatacgaaaaatattttttttaatgacttcaaattttcctctgattccgaatatctaaatgaaaaaattcaaaaaaattttcctgattttatatttcaacttGAAATCGCTTGTACACctatgagatttttcaaacgccgaattttcgcgccagagacgccatgtgtcgatttacgagatttgtgtatatttacgagattttcaaTCTTTATCAGATGctgatttccgtttttcagtTTCCTTCATTTTCGTCGGTTCTTGCCAAAGttgctttttctgaaaatgtgttttttaaaagtgaattaaacattatattatcaaaaaactaacaacatttccaatttttaggttACAACTAaacggaaaattggaaatggtgttagtttttcgataatataatgtttaattgacttttaaaaaacacattttcagaaaaaaaaactactttgacaaaaaccgacgaaaatgaaggaaactcgttgaaaaacggaaattagCATCCGATAAAGATTAAAAATCTCGTAAATATAcacaaatctcgtaaatcgcctctggcgcgaaaattcggcgtttgaaaaatctcatgggtGTACAagcgatttcaagctgaaatataaaatcagggaaattttttttgaatttttttcacttagatattcggaattttgagaaaatttagagtcatttaaaaatatttcccagatttcggtattCCACCgttaaataaacaattttttttttgaaatttccaaatttcgaaaaaaaaattatagcacTGACTTTATACATTCAGtgtaaatttccgaaaaaaagctCTTACAGTAATGAGAACTTGTGGAGTAATTGGAGGAATCTCTGCTGCACACAAATGTCTATCTTCCAGACATGAAAAATCTCCAGTGTAGAGAACACGAACTCCAGCAATTTCAATCATAAATTGGCATGCACCAAGTACGTGACCTGCTACATACGGCCAAAATCTGATTCCATTCACTTCTTTCTGCTCTCGAAAatcaattgtttcaattttcgccATACTTTTCTCCAAATCATCTTCAGTATAAAGCTGATTACGATCCGGTCCTCCATACTTTGAAATTCGTACATAATCACCGAGAAGCATTCGATAGATGGCTTTAGTTGCATGTGTCATGAAACATTTTCCCTGGAATGCTGTTTTCTGTAATAACCATGGAAGTGCACCACAATGATCCAAATGAAAATGAGTGATGAGAAGTAGATCAATGTTTTCTATTTCAACGAAATCCACGAATGGTAGAGCATCAACTCCGTGGAGTCCTGGATGGACTCCACAATCGAGCATTACACGTTTTCCCTTGTACTCCAGTAGATGGCATGATCTACCAACTTCTTGGCCTGATCCgctgcaaaaatttaaatactttgATGAATTTAATGaaggttgaaaaaaattgggtctaacttttctttaaaaattcgtttttaaattattttcttttaaaaaattaaaaataaattttgggtggaaaatcgataattgtttttttttaaattagcaATAATATACAAGTTTTGGACAGCatgcatttttccaaaaaaacacctaatttttaaattattttttcaataatcgattttttccaaaatatctgaaaaacgaaaaatcaaaaaaaaaaaaccaaattttttagattttttgaaattcgaatcatcggaaacatttttttttgatttttagtttttccgatatttcgagaaaaattaaattttttgaaataaaaaatctctaaattttggtcagtttccttatttttagaagaaattttagttttttctcatcatAATTAACAAACTTTgatgaaaactgaattttatggttaattttttaaacattttttttcgattttatttttttatgttcaaaattccaaattttaatactCACAGCGGCGTGAAACAAAGAGAATCCGAATTATCGCCTTCCTCTTCCATATtctgaaactaaaattatatttgaaaaaaataagaatattcaaaaatataaaagaatAGATATTGAACGATTAAATTAatcggattaaaaaaaaaaaaacaaaaaaatcagaataaaaacaaacaatttcttcattaaaattagattaaaatgtgtttttttttctcaaaaattcgataaaactTGTAacatattttgtaaatttaattaaattttagaaaataaccACATTTTTGTGTGGTTGAAACTTCTACGAAACAGCTCAATTTGGGGGAAAATAAGTGAGAGATGGTGGGTGGGTAGAGGGGAGTACACGAAGAATAATCTGACATTTTGATAAGTAGatcagagagagagagaaaatggaaattattattatatatttagagttaaaacatttaatataTGTATATACACGTTCACATATTGTATGGCGGTGGTTGTTGAGATGGAGTCATTTGTTGGCTGTTATTGGGTGGACTCGACATCATTGAACCGAAACCTTGCTGATTTGGTGGAGAGTATTGAAGTGGACCACTCTGCAATTTATTTTATGttgaaatttgcttttttttcgaaaaaaaaaatagcggaatcatcaaaaaaaaaatataagtgGATAAATTTTTGGCCTGTATGTTGaaatttctttcgaaaaaaaaacggaaattgtgTCGAAATAGAATGAGCGGTTTTGATGCATGTCGATTTACAAAGGCTTTTTTTTACCAGGGTTGggcagcaaatcggcaaatctgccggtttgccgatttgccggaaatttacattttcggtaatttgccggaaatctttAGAGGAAATTTCTATATTCaggtatttgatttttttttgcaaaattaaataagtttgaaaattctatccattttttaacaattaaattcaaaatcgtcatttttcaattccggcaagttgacggtttgccgatttgcaggaaagcttgattctggcagtttgccgatttgcctaaaatttttcttttttgcaaactGCCGGTCTggcgattttctggaaattttcaattcagacagttcgccgatttgccggaaattttcattttcggcaattttccgggtTGCCGATTTGTCTGCaatgttgatttttggcaatttgccgaaaattttcatttttggcaatttgccgatttaccgaaaattttcaattctggcagtttgccgatttgcaggaaattttcatattcgccaatttgccgaaaattttcaatacagccagtttgccgatttgccgggaagtttgatttcaggaaatttgccggtttggccggaaatttttattttcggcgatttgccggtttgctaatttgccggaaatatttaattccggcagtgtgccgatttgccggaaattttcattttcgccaatttgccggaaaattctaattccggcaaattttcgaCTTGCCGGAATGTTTGATTTccggaatgttttttttcgatttttttttgacagaaatacttttttttcgattatcagaaaaatcaaaaatctacagtttttcgatatttcgaaaaaaaaattagactctccgaaaaatattttaaaattatgctaatttttcttctctttacaattagaaaaaaaatttagaagaaaaatttccggcaaacgttccggcaaatcggcaaaccgacaaattgccaaaaatcaaaattcccggatatcgaaaaatctaaatttttcgttttttcgatactgtaaaacaattcaaaaagttcacagCTCTCCAGTACGTAAAccttcgtaaatcgacaggCATAAAACCGCGCTCCtcttttttgacgatttttctatttcactaaaaaaaaactacatttggAGGTGGCATTTGTTGCATTGAAGCCCTCTGTTGTTGAGTCATCGAATTGAGAGGAGGAAGTGACTGTGAAAGTGGAATCGGAGATCGTTGTGGCGGTGGAGCCTGTTGTTGCTGTGGAGACTGCTGATAAGATGGAAATTGTGGTGATTGTTGATGTTGCTGCTGATattgctgttgttgttgttgttgctggtAATGATGCGGACTATGTTGAACCATTTGATGATGCATTTGCTGTTGTTGAGGATATGGACTGTGTTGAGGTTGGGGAGGCATCTGATGATActgctgttgctgctgttgttgttgtggaTGTTGCAATGATGGTAGTGGTCCCATTTGTTGCTGCTGTTGTCCCTGTTGTCCCATCTGATTTATTGGAGATGACGAGAATTGTGCCTGTTGCATTTGCATTccttgttgttgttgttgttgttgttgctgttgaGCAGCAGCTGCAGCTGCAGCCTGTTGAGCTGCTTGTTGCTCTTGCATTTGCTTCATCTGgcaaattttacgatttttcggtttttttttctgtttttaagAGAtaatagtttcattttttttgtttttttcagagataacCGAGtgactgaaaatcgaaaattttcgattttttttttattttcttggtttttttcagaattaatcCCTGATTTCGATAAAAGAGTGTCggttttcactaaaattgaataatggaattttttacggtttttccgatttttcgaaaaaaaaatctgttaattttggcctttttttttgaagaaatttaagtttttcaatgtttttttttccatcaacATAAACaaacatgatttttaaaaattttgaatttt includes:
- the cpsf-3 gene encoding Cleavage and polyadenylation specificity factor subunit 3 (Confirmed by transcript evidence); protein product: MEEEGDNSDSLCFTPLGSGQEVGRSCHLLEYKGKRVMLDCGVHPGLHGVDALPFVDFVEIENIDLLLITHFHLDHCGALPWLLQKTAFQGKCFMTHATKAIYRMLLGDYVRISKYGGPDRNQLYTEDDLEKSMAKIETIDFREQKEVNGIRFWPYVAGHVLGACQFMIEIAGVRVLYTGDFSCLEDRHLCAAEIPPITPQVLITESTYGTQTHEDRAVREKRFTQMVHDIVTRGGRCLIPAFAIGPAQELMLILDEYWESHQELHDIPVYYASSLAKKCMSVYQTFVNGMNSRIQKQIAVKNPFIFKHVSTLRGMDQFEDAGPCVVLATPGMLQSGFSRELFESWCPDTKNGCIIAGYCVEGTLAKHILSEPEEIVSLSGEKLPMRMQVGYVSFSAHTDYHQTSNFVKALKPPHLVLVHGELHEMSRLKSGIERQFQDDNIPIEVHNPRNTERLQLQFRGEKTAKVIGKLAQRVPENNETISGVLVKNNFSYSIMVPEELGSYTSLRISSLEQRMSVHYSGSLKLLIFNLQQLNDDACLIQNIKLKEISKKGSVTQAITVFQGKVNVTVYGNDHVVVVRWDSNPVYDMYADSVVAAILHAQANPVPDKYLPSNSSFPQFNTAIEGMVKHICGDDVSIVMSERGLLAQFEEDGRRLLVEGSSDGPVMMGGDDPMDDPTTSHLLQNLTEKMRQIVTTNTEVNEIDDMEC
- the Y67H2A.10 gene encoding C2H2-type domain-containing protein (Confirmed by transcript evidence): MMSSPPNNSQQMTPSQQPPPYNM